A stretch of Bradyrhizobium sp. CCBAU 53338 DNA encodes these proteins:
- a CDS encoding relaxase/mobilization nuclease domain-containing protein → MIARAFSYRASLTDARRLDAHLWKAKDQRPELLEMRNLCVDRTIDGMQAMAALTAASRAKIAFWHLYISPRRTLTAAEATQVVDLVVTELKANGHPVLVFAHNDKPRAGGGGANHLHVVIGHVSPTTFRALDMRHHAPRLHKVMALAAYLIEGEAVPSPWQKSIIEALRADGNDHVADWLVDELGSMPVINAPRMTDSMRRSAQAVGFPLSGFQSGLERLWNSPATEAEIAAFLARNGVTARRGIAANVVAFHHEKLYVGSLHRILRQGASIVHQEAQRRIPRFLDAYESIEPDAAPLRAMPEFQKPTASERRARLNLQKRIDAIEGPLARLKTERLSLIYRPGHASPHEQKSQDEIAIRIHRLARAETILENAISLLWQDAGWMARPELELMQAAEKVVASAAEDIPPDRSDVEIVLREGDEQAPAPGWSP, encoded by the coding sequence ATGATCGCGCGCGCCTTTTCATATCGAGCTTCATTGACGGACGCCCGCCGTCTCGATGCGCACCTCTGGAAGGCGAAGGACCAGCGTCCGGAGCTGCTGGAGATGCGCAATCTTTGCGTCGATCGGACCATCGACGGCATGCAAGCGATGGCGGCCCTGACGGCGGCGTCCCGCGCCAAGATCGCGTTCTGGCATCTCTATATTTCGCCCCGGCGCACGTTGACGGCCGCCGAAGCGACGCAGGTCGTCGACCTCGTCGTAACGGAACTGAAGGCCAATGGTCACCCGGTGCTGGTGTTCGCGCACAACGACAAGCCTCGGGCGGGCGGCGGGGGGGCAAATCATCTGCACGTCGTGATTGGTCACGTCTCGCCGACAACTTTTCGCGCACTCGACATGCGCCACCATGCGCCGCGACTGCATAAAGTCATGGCGCTCGCAGCCTATCTGATCGAGGGGGAGGCCGTCCCGAGCCCTTGGCAAAAGTCGATAATCGAGGCGCTTCGCGCCGACGGCAACGATCACGTCGCCGACTGGCTGGTCGACGAGCTCGGGAGCATGCCGGTCATCAATGCGCCGCGCATGACCGATTCCATGCGTCGATCGGCTCAGGCGGTCGGCTTTCCCCTGAGCGGGTTTCAGTCGGGGCTGGAACGACTATGGAACAGCCCAGCGACGGAAGCGGAAATCGCCGCGTTCCTGGCTCGGAACGGCGTGACGGCAAGACGCGGAATTGCGGCGAATGTTGTCGCGTTCCACCATGAAAAGCTGTACGTCGGATCGCTGCACCGCATTCTCAGGCAAGGCGCCTCGATCGTCCATCAAGAAGCGCAGCGCCGGATCCCCCGATTTCTCGACGCCTATGAAAGCATCGAACCGGATGCCGCTCCATTGCGCGCTATGCCAGAGTTCCAGAAGCCGACGGCTTCCGAGCGGCGTGCCCGCCTCAATTTGCAGAAAAGGATCGATGCGATCGAGGGGCCGCTGGCCCGCTTGAAGACGGAACGCCTATCCCTGATCTACCGGCCGGGCCATGCCAGCCCGCACGAGCAGAAGTCCCAGGACGAGATCGCCATCCGCATCCATCGTCTTGCCCGGGCTGAGACCATTCTGGAGAATGCGATTTCGCTCTTGTGGCAGGATGCGGGGTGGATGGCCAGACCGGAGCTTGAACTGATGCAGGCCGCCGAGAAGGTCGTCGCCTCGGCGGCGGAGGACATTCCGCCCGATCGGTCGGACGTTGAAATCGTGCTGCGCGAGGGAGACGAACAGGCGCCCGCTCCGGGCTGGAGCCCCTAA